DNA from Flavobacteriales bacterium:
GGGAATTCGCCGTGCTGGAGCAGCTGGCGCAGGGGCTGCTCTACAAGGAGATCGCGCAGCGGCTCGGCATCACCGAAGGGGCGGTGAAACAGCACATCCACCGCATCTACGGCAAGCTGCACGTGAGCAACCGCACCGAAGCGGTGAACCGCTACTACGAGCGGTAGGCATCCGGCTGAAAGAGTGGTAGCGGCCCTTCCTGTTCCCTACCATCAAGGGCAGAAGCCTTCGCGATAGCGAATGCCACCACCGGCGCCACTGCCCTTGTCAACCAATGTTCTATTGACCGGACCGATCCGCGCAGCGTGCTTTGAGGCATCGGTTCCTCGGCCATGCTGACCGGCTTCATCCATCCCGCTCCGCTGCTGATCAATGTGTACCCGAACGGGAGCACGCCTCCGGAGCCCGCCCGAAACCCAAGCTGATGGACTCAGGAAGCAGCCGGTTCGGAAGGCCGCATCTCCACGTGGTGCGCGATGCGGATGCGTGCCCTGCCCGTGCTTCATCCATCGCGGAGGCCACGCGCGATAGCGCATGCCATTGCGACCAGATCCCGGTGCTGCTGGAAGCCCTGATGCATCAACGGGTGGAGATCGCGAAGCTGCGCGAGCGCCTGCTGCTGCAGCTGCAGGACCAAGCAGGGCCGCTTGCCGGCAGTGAAGGCTGAGCCTGAGCTGGCCCCATCATCACAACTTCCGATGCTAGACGACCTCCGCCCGCAGGTCGTGCTCGTTGGCCTCGGTGATGCGCACCTCGGCGAAGTCGCCCACCCGCAGGTAGCTGCCCTTGGTGGAGATCAGCACCTCGTTGTCCACTTCGGGTGAATCGAACTCGGTGCGGGCGATGTAGTGGCCGCCCTCGGCCTTGTCCACGAGCACCTTGAAGACCTTGCCCACCTTGGCCTGGTTCAGCTCGAGGCTGATGCCCCCCTGCAGCTCCATGATCTCCTGGGCGCGCTGCGCCTTCACCTCGTCGGGCACGTCATCGTCCATGGTGAAGGCGTGGGTCTGCTCCTCGTGGCTGTAGGTGAAGGCGCCCAAGCGGTCGAAGCGCATGCGCTCGATCCAGCGCAGGTTGTCCTCGTGATCGGCCTCGGTCTCGCCGGGGAAGCCGGCGATGAGCGTGGTGCGGATGGCGATGCCGGGCACCTTGTCGCGGATGGTGTTCACCAGCGCCTCGGTCTTCTCCTGCGTGATGCCCCGGCGCATGCGGGTGAGCATGCGGGTGCTGCCGTGCTGCAGCGGCATGTCCAGGTAGTTGCAGATGTTGCTCCGCTCGCGCATCACGTCCAGGATATCCATGGGGAAGCCCGATGGGAAGGCGTAGTGCAGGCGGATCCAGTCGATGCCCTCTACATCGCTGAGGCGCGCGAGAAGCTCACTGAGGTTACGCTTCTTGTAGAGGTCCAGCCCGTAGTAGGTGAGGTCCTGCGCGATGAGGATGAGCTCCTTCACCCCTTGCCTGGCCAGGTTCTGCGCGTTGGTCACCAGCTGCTCGATGGGCGTGCTGACATGCTGGCCGCGCATGAGGGGGATGGCGCAGAAGGAGCACTTGCGGTCGCAGCCCTCGCTGATCTTGAAGTAGGCGAAGTGGGCGGGGGTGGTGAGCAGCCGCTCCCCCACCAGTTCATGCTTGTAGTCGGCCTTCAGGGTCTTGAGCAGGCGGGGCAGGTCGCGTGTGCCGAACCAGGCGTCCACCTGGGGGATGCCCTCCTTGAGCTCGGGGGCGTAGCGCTGGCTGAGGCAGCCGGTCACGTACACCTTCTCCACCTCGCCGCGGTCCTTGGCGTTGGCCCAGGAGAGGATGGTATCGATGCTCTCCTGCTTGGCGTTCTCGATGAAGCCGCAGGTGTTGATCACCACCACGTTGTGGTCGCCGCGCTCGGCCTCGTGCTCCACGGCGATGCCGTTGGCCTTCAGCTGGGCCATCATCACCTCGCTGTCGAAGGTGTTCTTGGAGCAGCCCAGGGTGACGACGTTGACCTTGGTGCGCTTGAGGGTGCGGGCTTTCATGCGGGGCCGCAAAGCTAGCCCACCTTGCGCGGCAGGTGCCGAGGGGCGCTCAATCGAAGGCCCCGCTGAACCACTCCTGGAAGCGCTCGCCCAGCAGCGGCACGGGCTTCATCTCCGCATTGGCGGCGGCCACGATGCCCATGATCCACATCACCAGGATGCCGATGCCCAGCACGGGCAGCACCAGGCAACCCACGAAGGGGATGATGCCGAGGATGCTCATCACCACCGAGCATACCACGATGCCCAGGGCCTGGCGCAGGTGGTAGGCCCCCAGCGCGCTCTTGCGCTGGTTGTGGAGCACCAGGGCCACCACGAAGCCGATCAGGGAGAGGTAGGCCACGATGGCCACCGTCTTGTCATCAGCGCCGCCCGGGGCCGGCGGCGGAACCTGGACTGGTGTCTCGCTCATCGCCCGAAAGTAGGGCGAAGGGGGGCACGCGGCGCCCTCGGCGGCCCGGCTTTGCCGATCCGGGGCCGTTTCTATCTTGTGAGCCGAATGCCCCGTGCGCCCTTGCGCGGAGCGAAAAAAACCAAACCTACTCAAGCATGGAAAACAGCAACGCACCCACCGAAGGCAAGGATTGGCTCACCACCCTGCTCCTCAACCTGTTCCTGGGGAACCTCGGCGTGCACCGGTTCTACACCGGCCACACCATGACCGG
Protein-coding regions in this window:
- the rimO gene encoding 30S ribosomal protein S12 methylthiotransferase RimO gives rise to the protein MKARTLKRTKVNVVTLGCSKNTFDSEVMMAQLKANGIAVEHEAERGDHNVVVINTCGFIENAKQESIDTILSWANAKDRGEVEKVYVTGCLSQRYAPELKEGIPQVDAWFGTRDLPRLLKTLKADYKHELVGERLLTTPAHFAYFKISEGCDRKCSFCAIPLMRGQHVSTPIEQLVTNAQNLARQGVKELILIAQDLTYYGLDLYKKRNLSELLARLSDVEGIDWIRLHYAFPSGFPMDILDVMRERSNICNYLDMPLQHGSTRMLTRMRRGITQEKTEALVNTIRDKVPGIAIRTTLIAGFPGETEADHEDNLRWIERMRFDRLGAFTYSHEEQTHAFTMDDDVPDEVKAQRAQEIMELQGGISLELNQAKVGKVFKVLVDKAEGGHYIARTEFDSPEVDNEVLISTKGSYLRVGDFAEVRITEANEHDLRAEVV
- a CDS encoding TM2 domain-containing protein; protein product: MENSNAPTEGKDWLTTLLLNLFLGNLGVHRFYTGHTMTGVIQLLTLGGCGIWSLVDLIMVATNKFKDAKGNPLVKK